The genomic DNA ATCGCCGGGTTCCCCTGCCGCCGTCTGGAACCCGCGGTCCGGCGACCGGGCGGCGCGGGCAAGCGGATCCTCGACGTGACGGTGTCCGGGGCGCTGTTGCTGCTGCTTGGCCCCCTGCTGCTGGCCTGCGCGACGGCGCTGCGGGTGGTGGGCGGTCCCGGCGTGCTGTTCCGGCAGGAGCGGGTCGGGGAGGGCGGCAGGCCGTTCACGCTGCTGAAGTTCCGCACCCACCGCCCGGCCGACGAGCACGAGTCGGCGACCCGGTGGAGCGTGGCGGACGAACGCCGGATGCCGTGGTTCTGCCGCTTCCTGCGGCGCACCTCGCTGGACGAGCTGCTCCAGCTGTGGAACGTCTTCCGGGGCGACATGAGCCTGGTCGGCCCGCGTCCCGAACGCCCGTACTTCGTGGCCCGGTTCAGCCAGACCCACCCCGGCTACGCGGCCCGCCACCGGGTGCCGGCCGGGATCACGGGCCTGGCCCAGATCAACGGGCTGCGCGGCGACACCTCCATCGAGGACCGGGCCCGCTTCGACAACGCCTACATCGACGACTGGTCGCTGTGGCGGGACGTCTGCATCCTGCTGCGCACGGCCGCCGCGCTCGTGCGCCCCACGGGGAGCTGACCCAGGTGGCCCACGCCCTGCCCCTCCCGCCGACGGCGCGCGTACGGCGGCTGCCGCCCGTACTGGCCGTGGTCGCGGTCGTCGCACTGCTCGCGCTGCCGCTCGCCCCGGACGACGGGGGCGGCGCGCACCCGGCCGACGCGGTCTCCGCGCTGGCGGTGCTGTACTGCGCGCTGCGGCTGGTGCGGGACCGGCGGCGCCCCCTGTCCCGTACGGCGGCCGTGGTGCTCGGGCTGCCCGTGCTCGGCCTCGCGGTCGCCGCGGCGGGCGCCGTGTCGCCGGGGGCCGGACTGGCGGGCCTCGGCCGCTACCTCCAGGTCTTCGTCCTGGTCCCGGCCGCCGTCCTGCTGCTCGTCCGCGACCGGGCCGACGTACGGCTGCTCACCTGGTCGATGGTGGGGCTGGCCCTGTGGCAGGGGGCGGTCGGGGCGCACCAGTACCTGACCGGGACCGGCGCGTCCTACCAGGGCGAGCGGATCCGGGCGGTGGGCACCTTCGGGCCGCAGGACGTGATGGGCATGGCGACCGTGGTCTCCCTGGGGCTGGTCTGCGCGGTGGGGCTGGCGCTGGGCCGGACGCCGGTGCGGCAGCGGCTGCTCGCCGCCGGGTGCGCGCTCGTCCTGCTGCTGCCGCTCGCCCTGTCGTTCAGCCGCGGGGCGTGGATCGCGACGGCGCTGACGTGCGGGGTGCAGCTGCTCCTCGCGGGGGTGCGCCGGGCGCTGGCGGTGGGGGCGGCCGCGGTCGCGGCGGCGGTGGTGCTGGTGGGCGGCTTCGGGGTCGGTACGGCGATGCTCCAGGAACGGGTCGGCAGCATCACTCAGGTCACGGACGCTCCCGACCAGTCGGTGACCGACCGGTACACGATGTGGGCGGCGGCGGCCGGGATGTGGCGGGAGCGGCCGCTGACCGGCGTGGGACTGAAGGGTTTTCCCGAGCACCGTGACGCACACGCCTCGTTGGCGCTGTCCTCGGGCAGCGAGACGGACGGCGCGGGTGCCGGCTACCGCAGGCAGCCGCTGCTGTCCCCGCACAACATGTATCTGCTGGTGCTGGCCGAACAGGGGCTGATCGGGCTGGCGGCACTCGCCGGGAGCTGGCTGGCGCTGCTCGTGCTGGGCCTGCGCCGGCTGCGCGCCGCACGCCGGGAACATGGGGCGGTGCCGGACTGCGCGTTCGTCGCCTGCGGGCTCCTGGTGTGGCAGCTGACCGACTTCGGGTACGCCGACATCGGCGGGCCGTCGACCGTCCTGACGGCGGTGTGCTTCGGGCTGGCGGCCTGGTGGGCGCTCGGCTCCCCGGCCCAGGAGGTGGCGGGGCGATGACCGCGCGCGGGGCGAGAGGGACAGACGGCGACGGTGCGGACGGCACGGTCGGGGACGCCGTCCCACCGGCCCGCTCCTCCGCGCCGGAAGCGGGCACAGCGGGCACAGCGGGCTCAGGGGGCACAGCCTGCACCACGGGCACCACGGGCACCACGGGCCCGACAGGCCCCACGGGCACAGCCGCCGCAGCGGGCACCGCGGACCACGCACCGCACGCCGGCGCCCGGGAGGGTACGCCGCGGGCGGTCACCCTGACCGCCGCCCCCTCCACCGGCACCCGCGGCACCTCACCCCGCCCGGACGCCGCCGCCGAGGAGAAGCGGTCCTCCCGGGGATTCCTCGCCCGCGCCGCCCTCGTGACGGCCGTGCTCTCAGTGGCCGGGTCGGTGCTCGGGCTGGTCCGGGACCAGGCGCTGGCCCGGTTGTTCGGGGCCGGCAGCGAGACGGACGCCTTCCTGGTGGCGTGGACGGTGCCGGAGTTCGCGGCGACGCTGCTGATCGAGGACGGGCTGGCCTTCGCCCTGGTCCCGATGTTCAGCCTGGCGCTGGCCCGCCGCGCCCAGGGCGCCCCCGGCGACCAGGTCCGCACGCTGGTCGCCTCGACGCTGCCCCGGCTGGCCCTGGCCTTCGCCGCGGCCGGTGGGCTGGTCGCCGCCGCCGCGCCGGTGCTGGTGCGGGCCCTGGCACCGGGACTGGCCGACCACGCCCTCGCCGTGGACTGCACCCGGCTCACCGCCACCTGCGTCGTCAGCTTCGGGCTGGCCGGGTACTGCAGCGCGGCGCTGCGGGCGCACCGCCGTTTCCTGGCACCGGCGGCGATCTACGTCGCCTACAACACCGGCATCATCACGGCGATGTTCGTGCTCGGCGGGCGCTGGGGGGTGCGCTCGGCGGCGGTCGGGGTCGCGGTGGGCGGTGTCCTGATGGTGGTGGCGCAACTGCCCTCGCTGCTCGGGCAACTGCGCCGCCGGGGCGGCGGCGGGCGCCCGCCGGGCACCGGGGACGAGGCGCGTCCCCTCGCCCTCGCCCTGTTCACCACCGTCCTGCTGTTCGCCCTGTGCCGCCAGTCCCAGGTACTCATCGAGCGCTTCCTCGCCTCCGGGCTCCCCTCCGGGGCCATCTCGCACCTGAACTACGCGCAGAAGGTCGCCCAGATCCCCATGACGCTGTCGCTGATGCTGTGCACGGTCACCTTCCCGGTGGTCGCCCGCGCGCTGGCCGACGGCGACACGGAACGGGCCCGCGACCGGGTCGAGCGGGACGTGGCGCTGGCGGCCCGCCTGGTGCTCCTCGGCGCGGCCACCGTCGTCGCCTGCGCACCGCAGATCATCGAACTGCTCTTCCAGCGCGGCGCGTTCACGGCGGCGGACACGGCGGCGACCGCGGGCGTCATGCGCGTGTACGCCCTCGGGCTGCTCGGCCAGACCGTGGTGGGCGCGCTGGCCCGGTCCTACTTCTGCGCGGGCCGTGCCTCCTGGTACCCGTTCGGCGCGATGGGTGTCGGCGTCACCGCCACCGCCGTCGCCGGTGCCGCCGCGGTCGGCCCGTGGGGCGTGACCGGCATCGCCGCCGCCAACGCCGCCGGCATCACCGTCACCGCCGCGCTGCTGCTCGCCGGGACGGGCCCGCGCAGCGTGCCGGTGCGGGTCCGGCGGGTCCTGGGCGACCTGGGCCGGCCCTTGCTGGCGGCGGCGGTGGCGACCGGCGCGGGCGCGCTGGCCGCGGACCGGGCCGCCGACGCCGGTGCGGCCGTTTCGCGCACCGCCCTCCCGCCGGCCGTCGGCGCCGCCACCGTCGGCGGTGTCTTCGTCGTCCTCTGCCTGGCCCTGGGCGTCCGGGGCGTGGGCCCCGTCCGTTTCCTCCACCCCGTCACCCGAAGGTTCTCTACCCGAAGGCTCCCTACCCGAAGGCTCCCTCATGGCCGTTTCCGCTTCCGGTTCCCCTTCCGCGACACCGACCGTTGACGCCCGTCCCGGCTCCGTCCCCTGGGTGGCGATGTACCACTCCGTCGGCGACCGCTCGGACGACCCGTACCGCATCACGGTCACGCCCGACCGGCTGGACGCGCAGCTGGGCTGGCTGCGGCGGCGCGGGCTGCGCGGCGTGGCGGTCGGCGAGCTGCTGGCCGCCCGCGCCCGCGGCGGTGGCCGGGACCTGGTGGGGCTGACCTTCGACGACGGGTACGCCGACTTCGTCGAGCACGCGCTGCCGTGCCTGCGGCGCCACGGCTGCGGGGCGACCCTGTTCGTGCTGCCGGGGCGGCTCGGCGGCGTCAACTCCTGGGACCCGCTGGGCCCGCGCAAGCCGCTGCTGACCGCCGACGGCATCCGGCGGGCCGCCGCCGAGGGCGTCGAGATCGGCTCGCACGGCCTCACCCACGTCGACCTCACCACGGCGGACGACACCGTGCTGAGCGCCGAGACCGCCGGGAGCAGAGCACTGCTCACGGAGTTGACCGGCGCGCCGGTCGCCGGCTTCTGCTATCCGTACGGCACGGTCGACGCCCGCGCCGCCGGCGCCGTGCGCGCCGCCGGTTACAGCTACGCCTGCGCCATCGACCCCGGCCCGCTGACCGGCCCGTACGCCCTGCCGCGCGTGCACGTGGGCCAGAACGACACACCCGTGCGGCTGTTGCTGAAGACCCGGCTGCACCGCCTGCGCCGCCGGGCCGCGGCGGGAGTGTGAGGTGACGGACGTGAAGGCCCTGCACATCATCACGGGTCTCGGCGTCGGCGGTGCCGAGCAGCAGCTGCGGCTGCTCCTGCGTCACCTGCCCGTCGACTGCGACGTCGTGACGCTCACCAACCCCGGCCCGGTCGCCGACGGGCTGCTGGCCGACGGCGTGCGCGTCGTCCACCTCGGCATGACCGGCAACCGCGACCTGGCCGCGCTGCCCCGCCTGGCCCGCCTGATCCGCGGCGGCGGCTACGACCTGGTGCACACCCACCTCTACCGCGCCTGCCTCTACGGCCGTGTCGCCGCCCGCCTGGCCGGGGTGCGCGCGGTCGTCGCCACCGAACACTCCCTGGGCGACTCCCAGATGGAGGGCCGCCCGCTCACCCCGGGCGTCCGCGCCCTGTACCTGGCCGGGGAGCGCCTCGGCAGCGCCACGGTCGCCGTCTCCCCCACCGTCGCCGACCGGCTGCGCCGCTGGGGCGTGCCCGCGCCCCGCATCGAGGTCGTCCCGAACGGCATCGACCTGGCCCGCTTCCGCTTCGACCCGGTCCGGCGGCTGCGCACCCGGCGCCGCCTCGGCCTGCCCGAGGGCGCGTACGTCGTCGGCGGCGTCGGCCGGCTGGCGGCGGGCAAACGCTTCGACGTCCTGGTCCGCGCCCTGGCCCTGCTCCCGCCCGACTGCTGGCTGCTGCTGGTCGGCGGCGGCCCCCAGGAGCATCTGCTGCGCCGCACCGCCCGCGAGGCGGGGGTCGCCGACCGGGTCCTGCTCACCGGCGAACGCCCCTGCCTGGCCGACGGCTCCCCCGGCCCCGACCTGCCCGCCCTCGCCGCCGCGATGGACGTCCTCGCGTCGCCGTCGCCGGAGGAGGCCTTCGGCCTGGCCGCCGTGGAGGGGCTCGCGTCGGGGCTGCCGGTGCTGTACGCCTCCTGCCCGGCGATCGAGGACCTGCCCCCCGCGGCGGCGCCCGGCGCGCGGCGCGTCCACGGCGGCGCCGCGGAGTTCGCGCGCGCCCTCGCCGAGACCCGCGCGGCCCACGGCCCGGTCCCCGGCGTGCGCTCCGCGCCCGAGGCGGCCCGCCACTACTGCGTCACCCGCAGCGCCGCCCGGCTGATGGACGTCTACGCGACGGCCCTCACCCGACCGCTGCCCCCGCCTCCGCCCTCGTCGTCCCCTTTCCCGGCATCCCAGGGAGTCACCTCCGCATGACCGAACCCCTCACTCAGACCCCGCCCGCGCCCGCGGCGGAGCCCGAGCCCGCACCCCCCGCCCGGCCGCGCCGCGCCCCGGCCGCCCTGCGCCGTGCCGTGCTCCGCCTGCGCTCCCTGCCGCCGTGGTCCCCGCTCGCGGCCGGTGTCCTCGCCGGCGGGCTGCTCGGCGCCGGGTACGGCCTGTTCACCACCCCGCAGTACACGGCGACCGGTTACGTCGTCGCCGTCCCCGCCGACGAGTCCGACCCGGCGTCCGCGCTGGGCTTCGCGCAGGCCTACGGCCGGGTCGCCACGCAGCTCGCGGTGCTCGGGGACGCGCAGATGTGGGCCCACGTGCCGGTGGCGACCCTGGAGCGGAGCGTGCGCACCGCGACCTCGCCGGACGCGCCGATGGTCTCGGTGACGGCCACCTCCGCCGATCCGGAGCAGGCCGCCGACATGGCCAACGCCGTAGCCCGCGCCCTGACCCGGCACGCGGCGGACTCCGCCGCCGACACCCACGTGGAGCTGCGGCAGTTCGCCCGGGCCACCGAGCCCGCCGAGCCGTCCTCGGCGTCCACCGCCGTGACCGGCCTGGTGGGCGCGAGCGCGGGCGGACTCCTCGGCGGGCTGGCCCTGCTGGTCCGGCCGCGCCGCACCGCACGGGAGCCCGGCCGCGCGGCGGCGCCCGTACCCGGTCCGGCGTCGGCGGCCGACGTCCGCGGACAGCTGTGACGCACCGCAGGCCGCCGCACCCGGGCACGCTCCCGTCCGGCCACACGATCGAACTGGTCACCGACGAGGACGCGTTCGCCGAGCTGGCCCCGCAGTGGCGGCGGCTGTACGGCAGGTGCGCCACCGCGACCCCGTTCCAGAGCCACGCCTGGCTGCTCTCCTGGTGGCGTTCGTACGGTTCGGCCGGGCGGCTGCGGCTGGTGCTGGCCCGCGAGGGCGGCGAACTGGTCGCCGCGGCGCCGCTGACGCTCGTACGGCGCCCGGTTCCGGCGCTGGTGCCGCTGGGCGGGGCGATCTCGGACTACGGGGACGTCCTGCTGGACGACGAGCGCGGCCCGGACGCGGTGGCCGCGCTCGCGGTGGGCGTCGCGGCGGTGGCCCGCACCGCGCTGGTCGACCTGCGCGAGGTACGGCCGGGTGCCGCCGCCGAACGGCTCTACGCGCACTGGCACGGGCCCCGGCACCGGCTCGCGGACTCGCTCTGCCTGGAGCTGCCCGCCCTCCCCATGGACGAGCTGGTCGCCCGGCTGCCCTCGGGCAAGGCCAGGCAGCGGGTCCGCGCCCAGCTGCGCCGCCTGGACACGCTCGGTGTCAAGGGCCGTCCCGTGCTGCCCGACGAGACGGAGGCGGCGCTGCGCCGGCTCCTCGACCTGCACCGGTTGCAGTGGCGGGGGCGGAAGGTGACCGGCGAGCACCTGCGGACCCGCTTCCGCGAGCACCTGGTGCGGGCGGTGGAGCCGATGGTGCGGACCGGGGACGCGGTGGTCACCGAGTTCCGGATGGGCGACGAGGTGGTGGCCGTGGACGTGACGCTGCTGTCCCGTGGGCTGGCCGGGGGCTACCTGTACGGCGCGCACCCCCGGCTGCGGGAGCGGAAGGCGGACGTGGCGGTGATGCTGCTGGACGCGTGCGCCGAGTACGCCCGTGCCCCGGGGCGCGGCACGCTCAGCCTGCTGCGCGGCAACGAGCCGTACAAGCACCACTGGCGCCCGGAGCCGGTGCCGAACCAGCGGCTGCTGCTGGCCCGCCGCCGCACGGCACCGCTGCTGGCGGCGGCGCTGGCCGACGCCGCCGCCCGACGACGGGGCAAGGAGCTGCTGCGGCAGCGGGCGGAGCGGAGGGAGCGCGACGGTGGCGGCACCTGACCGGGCCGGCCGCCACCACGGCACCCTCCGCACGCCGCTACTTGTCCCGCGCGTACCAGTCCAGGCGCATGCACAGCTTTCCGCCGAGCCAGTACTCGACCCAGTCGCCGAGGTCCAGCGGCGAGCAGCCGGCCGGGGGCTCCGGCACGGTGGAGGGGACCGGTGGCACGGGCGGCGCGGTGGGAGTCGTGGGCGGGGTGGGTGCGGTGGGCTCCGGGGGTGTCGGGGCCGTCGGTTCGGGCTCGTCGGTGCGGCCGAAGAGCACGGACCGGTAGACGGCCGTGGAGCGGGGATTGTCGTCGCACTGCCACACACCGTGCGGGCAGTAGTCGGTGACCGTGTTGTACACGGGCTTGTGCTCGTCCATCCAGGCGAGCATGCGCCGCACGTAGGCGGCGTTGTCGCCGTTGCGGAACAGTCCCCATTCCGGGTAGGAGACGGGCTTGCCGTGCGCCTTCGCGAAGTCCACGTGGCGCTGCAGCCCGTACGGCTCCTTCACCTGTTCGTCGAACGACATCCCGCGCGGCTGGTCGTAGGAGTCCATGCCGATGATGTCGACGGTGGCGTCGCCGGGATAGCACCGCGTCCAGGGCACGGCGTCCCGGCCGCGGCTCGGCGCGAAGTCGAACCGGAACTTCTGGCCGGGCACCGCGCGCATGGTGGTGACGATCCGGTTCCAGTACGTCTTCCACGCCTCGGGGTCCGGCCCGCAGCGGTGGGTGTAGGTGGTGCCGTTCATCTCCCAGCCGAGCACCAGGACCGTGTCCGGGACCTTGAGGGCGACCAGGCGTTCGGCGAGGGCGCGGAAGTGGTGGTCGAAGCGTCCGGCGGCGCCCTGGCGCAGCAGCTCGCGCACCTCGTCGTCGTCGACGTGCTCCTCGTTGCGCTCCATCATGGGCACGTTGAGGACGAGCATCCGGTCGGCCTTGCGGGTGCGCCAGTCGGCCCACACGTCGAGGAAGCCGGGGGCGCCCTCGATGTTGCTCCAGCGGTCGCCGGGCAGGTAGGTGTGGCCGACGCGCAGTTCGGCGCCGCCCAGCCAGTGGCTCAGCGCGGCCATCCGGGCCACGCCGCGCGGGCCGTAGTCCAGGTACGCGCCGAAGGCGGGGGCGGGCTTGGGACCGGGTCCGGGTTCGGGCGCGGCCGGTTCGCCGGCGGCGGCACCGGGGCCCGCGGCCAGGAACGCCGCCGCCGCGATCGCCGCCGCCGCGGCGCGCGCGGGACGCCGCCCGGACCGGGCCCGTGACTGCCGTGCGGCCATACCGGCCTCCTTTTTTCTTTCCGGTCCTTCGCCGTGCATTGCTCCCCGTTATTGACACCCAGTCATATGAAATGCCGTCACGCCACCGCTGTTACGGCTTTCGAGTGCGCCGATCGCCCGCATTGGTGAACCGAATCGGCAGCCGCTCGAACGAGCCCGAATCCGAAGGAAGTCTCCCGTGTCGCTGTTCGACACCCGTGTCCCCGCCGTTCTGCTGCGGATCGACCGGAATCCCTTTCACCACGGAACGCTGGGTGCCGTGCGTTCGCTCGGCCGGGCGGGGGTGGACGTGCACGTGGTCGCCGACTGTGCGCACAGCCCGGTCCGCGCCTCCCGTTACCTGAGCGGGCTGCACACCGCGCCGCCGCCCGGCGCGCCGCCCGCCGAGATCGTGGCGGCCCTGCGCCGCGTCGCCGCTCGGATCGCACGGCCCGCCGTGCTGATTCCGATGGACGACGCGTGTGCCGTGGCGGTGGGCCGGGCGCGGGCGGAGCTGGCTCACCTGTATCTGCTGCCCGACCAGCCGGGCGAGCTGCCCGCACGCGTGGCCGACAAGGCCGAACTGGCCAGTGTGTGCGCGTCGCTGGACGTCCCGCACCCCGAGACGCTGGTCCCGGACGGCGCGGCGGAGGCGGCACGTGCGGCGTGGCGGCTGGGCCTGCCGGTGGTGGCGAAGTGGAGCCGCCCCTGGCTGGTGCCCCCGGGCGGCGGGCTGCGCAGCACGGTGCTGGTGCGCTCGGCGCGGGAGGCCGGGGAGCTGTATCTGCGGGCCGAGGAGGCGGGCAGCCGGCTGCTGCTCCAGGCGTTCCTGCCACCGGGCCCCGACCGGGACTGGTTCTTCCACGGGTACGCCGACCGCTTCGGCGCGGTCCGGGCGGGCGGCCCGGGCCGCAAGACGCGGGCCAGGCCGCGCGGCGCCGGTCTGACGGCGGTGGGCCGCTGGACGCCGAATCCGCAGGTGCGGGCGCTCGCCGAGCGGGTCACCGCGGAGCTGGGCTACCGGGGCGTCTTCGACCTCGACTTCCGTCGCTGCGGCACGACGGGCCGCTATCACCTGCTCGACTTCAATCCGCGCCCCGGCGCCCAGTTCCGGCTCTTCGCCGACACCGCCGGACTGGACGTCGTACGGGCCCTGCACCTGGATCTGACCCACCGCCCGCTGCCGGAGGGTGTGCCGCGGCCGGGGCGGGCGTTCGTGGTGGAGAACTACGCGCCGCTGACCGCGCTGCGTCCGGCCCGCGAGGGACACGGGGGGCGCGAGCTGGCCTGGCACGCCCGGGACGACCGGGCGCCGGGCCGGGCGCTGTGGGCCCTGTGGGGCCGCCATGTGGGCGGCAGGCTGCGGGACCGCGTGCACCGGGGCGGCACCCGGCCGGGCACCCCGGCCCCGTCCGGCGCCCGCGTCGTACGCCAGGCCTCCGCCCCGCCGGCGGACCACGCCGGCCGCCCCGACGAGGACCGGGCGCGCAGCCGCTGAGCCGCGCGCACCCGGGGCGGTGGCGACGACGACGCCCCCGGTGGCCCGTGTGGGCCGGCCGGGGGCGTCGGGGTGGCGGGTGAGGTCAGCGGCCGGTGAGGGCGCGGCCCCGGCGGTACAGGATCGCTCCGCCCGCGATCAGTACGGCACCGGCGGCCGCGGCGCCCAGCGTTCCCTCGCTGCCGGTCTCGGCCAGCGCGGGCGGCTGCTCCTTCGGGGGAGCCGGCGGGGTGTGCTCCTCCTCGGACGGCGGCGGGGGCTCCTCCTCGCCGTAGGGCGGCGGCGGCTCCTCGTGGGTGGGCGGCGGGGGCTCCTCCTCGCCGTAGCCGGGCGGCGTGGTCGGGGGCGGCGGCTCCTCCTCGCCGTAGCCGGGGGGCTCCTCGGCCTCGTTCTCGCACTTGTTGCCGAAGACCGGGTTCAGCGCGGCGATCACGTCGACGGTGTTGCCGCAGAGGTTGACCGGCACGTCGACCGGGACCTGCGCGTTGTTGCCGGAACCGACGCCGGGCGAGCCCACGGTCGCGCCGTCCGCGTGGGAACCGGACGACGAGGACGAGGCGTCCGACGCGTCCTCGCCGTACCCGCCGCCGTTGCCGTCGGTCTGCTCGTCCGAGGTGTTCTCGCACTCGTTGCCGAAGGCCGGGTTCAGGGCGGCGATCACGTCGACGGTGTTGCCGCAGGCGTTCACGGGCACGTCGACGGGGACCTGGAGGGCGTTGCCGGACACGGCGCCCGGCGAGTTCGTGGCGGCCCCGTCCGCATGCGAGTCGGCAAGGGCGGGGCTGCCGCACAGGGAAAGGATGCCCGTCGCGGCGGCAGCCGCGACCATCCCCCTGCTCAGGGTCTGTCGCACTCTGGTTGTCTTCCTGCTTGGAGAGATGAGAGATGAGAGATGGCCGGAGAACGCTCTCCGGGGGGACGGGCTGCAG from Streptomyces sp. CB09001 includes the following:
- a CDS encoding O-antigen ligase family protein, which encodes MAHALPLPPTARVRRLPPVLAVVAVVALLALPLAPDDGGGAHPADAVSALAVLYCALRLVRDRRRPLSRTAAVVLGLPVLGLAVAAAGAVSPGAGLAGLGRYLQVFVLVPAAVLLLVRDRADVRLLTWSMVGLALWQGAVGAHQYLTGTGASYQGERIRAVGTFGPQDVMGMATVVSLGLVCAVGLALGRTPVRQRLLAAGCALVLLLPLALSFSRGAWIATALTCGVQLLLAGVRRALAVGAAAVAAAVVLVGGFGVGTAMLQERVGSITQVTDAPDQSVTDRYTMWAAAAGMWRERPLTGVGLKGFPEHRDAHASLALSSGSETDGAGAGYRRQPLLSPHNMYLLVLAEQGLIGLAALAGSWLALLVLGLRRLRAARREHGAVPDCAFVACGLLVWQLTDFGYADIGGPSTVLTAVCFGLAAWWALGSPAQEVAGR
- a CDS encoding lipid II flippase MurJ, giving the protein MTARGARGTDGDGADGTVGDAVPPARSSAPEAGTAGTAGSGGTACTTGTTGTTGPTGPTGTAAAAGTADHAPHAGAREGTPRAVTLTAAPSTGTRGTSPRPDAAAEEKRSSRGFLARAALVTAVLSVAGSVLGLVRDQALARLFGAGSETDAFLVAWTVPEFAATLLIEDGLAFALVPMFSLALARRAQGAPGDQVRTLVASTLPRLALAFAAAGGLVAAAAPVLVRALAPGLADHALAVDCTRLTATCVVSFGLAGYCSAALRAHRRFLAPAAIYVAYNTGIITAMFVLGGRWGVRSAAVGVAVGGVLMVVAQLPSLLGQLRRRGGGGRPPGTGDEARPLALALFTTVLLFALCRQSQVLIERFLASGLPSGAISHLNYAQKVAQIPMTLSLMLCTVTFPVVARALADGDTERARDRVERDVALAARLVLLGAATVVACAPQIIELLFQRGAFTAADTAATAGVMRVYALGLLGQTVVGALARSYFCAGRASWYPFGAMGVGVTATAVAGAAAVGPWGVTGIAAANAAGITVTAALLLAGTGPRSVPVRVRRVLGDLGRPLLAAAVATGAGALAADRAADAGAAVSRTALPPAVGAATVGGVFVVLCLALGVRGVGPVRFLHPVTRRFSTRRLPTRRLPHGRFRFRFPFRDTDR
- a CDS encoding polysaccharide deacetylase family protein, giving the protein MYHSVGDRSDDPYRITVTPDRLDAQLGWLRRRGLRGVAVGELLAARARGGGRDLVGLTFDDGYADFVEHALPCLRRHGCGATLFVLPGRLGGVNSWDPLGPRKPLLTADGIRRAAAEGVEIGSHGLTHVDLTTADDTVLSAETAGSRALLTELTGAPVAGFCYPYGTVDARAAGAVRAAGYSYACAIDPGPLTGPYALPRVHVGQNDTPVRLLLKTRLHRLRRRAAAGV
- a CDS encoding glycosyltransferase, which encodes MKALHIITGLGVGGAEQQLRLLLRHLPVDCDVVTLTNPGPVADGLLADGVRVVHLGMTGNRDLAALPRLARLIRGGGYDLVHTHLYRACLYGRVAARLAGVRAVVATEHSLGDSQMEGRPLTPGVRALYLAGERLGSATVAVSPTVADRLRRWGVPAPRIEVVPNGIDLARFRFDPVRRLRTRRRLGLPEGAYVVGGVGRLAAGKRFDVLVRALALLPPDCWLLLVGGGPQEHLLRRTAREAGVADRVLLTGERPCLADGSPGPDLPALAAAMDVLASPSPEEAFGLAAVEGLASGLPVLYASCPAIEDLPPAAAPGARRVHGGAAEFARALAETRAAHGPVPGVRSAPEAARHYCVTRSAARLMDVYATALTRPLPPPPPSSSPFPASQGVTSA
- a CDS encoding lipopolysaccharide biosynthesis protein, with amino-acid sequence MTEPLTQTPPAPAAEPEPAPPARPRRAPAALRRAVLRLRSLPPWSPLAAGVLAGGLLGAGYGLFTTPQYTATGYVVAVPADESDPASALGFAQAYGRVATQLAVLGDAQMWAHVPVATLERSVRTATSPDAPMVSVTATSADPEQAADMANAVARALTRHAADSAADTHVELRQFARATEPAEPSSASTAVTGLVGASAGGLLGGLALLVRPRRTAREPGRAAAPVPGPASAADVRGQL
- a CDS encoding GNAT family N-acetyltransferase, translated to MTHRRPPHPGTLPSGHTIELVTDEDAFAELAPQWRRLYGRCATATPFQSHAWLLSWWRSYGSAGRLRLVLAREGGELVAAAPLTLVRRPVPALVPLGGAISDYGDVLLDDERGPDAVAALAVGVAAVARTALVDLREVRPGAAAERLYAHWHGPRHRLADSLCLELPALPMDELVARLPSGKARQRVRAQLRRLDTLGVKGRPVLPDETEAALRRLLDLHRLQWRGRKVTGEHLRTRFREHLVRAVEPMVRTGDAVVTEFRMGDEVVAVDVTLLSRGLAGGYLYGAHPRLRERKADVAVMLLDACAEYARAPGRGTLSLLRGNEPYKHHWRPEPVPNQRLLLARRRTAPLLAAALADAAARRRGKELLRQRAERRERDGGGT
- a CDS encoding glycosyl hydrolase, with the translated sequence MAARQSRARSGRRPARAAAAAIAAAAFLAAGPGAAAGEPAAPEPGPGPKPAPAFGAYLDYGPRGVARMAALSHWLGGAELRVGHTYLPGDRWSNIEGAPGFLDVWADWRTRKADRMLVLNVPMMERNEEHVDDDEVRELLRQGAAGRFDHHFRALAERLVALKVPDTVLVLGWEMNGTTYTHRCGPDPEAWKTYWNRIVTTMRAVPGQKFRFDFAPSRGRDAVPWTRCYPGDATVDIIGMDSYDQPRGMSFDEQVKEPYGLQRHVDFAKAHGKPVSYPEWGLFRNGDNAAYVRRMLAWMDEHKPVYNTVTDYCPHGVWQCDDNPRSTAVYRSVLFGRTDEPEPTAPTPPEPTAPTPPTTPTAPPVPPVPSTVPEPPAGCSPLDLGDWVEYWLGGKLCMRLDWYARDK
- a CDS encoding ATP-grasp domain-containing protein, whose product is MSLFDTRVPAVLLRIDRNPFHHGTLGAVRSLGRAGVDVHVVADCAHSPVRASRYLSGLHTAPPPGAPPAEIVAALRRVAARIARPAVLIPMDDACAVAVGRARAELAHLYLLPDQPGELPARVADKAELASVCASLDVPHPETLVPDGAAEAARAAWRLGLPVVAKWSRPWLVPPGGGLRSTVLVRSAREAGELYLRAEEAGSRLLLQAFLPPGPDRDWFFHGYADRFGAVRAGGPGRKTRARPRGAGLTAVGRWTPNPQVRALAERVTAELGYRGVFDLDFRRCGTTGRYHLLDFNPRPGAQFRLFADTAGLDVVRALHLDLTHRPLPEGVPRPGRAFVVENYAPLTALRPAREGHGGRELAWHARDDRAPGRALWALWGRHVGGRLRDRVHRGGTRPGTPAPSGARVVRQASAPPADHAGRPDEDRARSR
- the chpA gene encoding LAXTG-anchored chaplin ChpA, encoding MRQTLSRGMVAAAAATGILSLCGSPALADSHADGAATNSPGAVSGNALQVPVDVPVNACGNTVDVIAALNPAFGNECENTSDEQTDGNGGGYGEDASDASSSSSGSHADGATVGSPGVGSGNNAQVPVDVPVNLCGNTVDVIAALNPVFGNKCENEAEEPPGYGEEEPPPPTTPPGYGEEEPPPPTHEEPPPPYGEEEPPPPSEEEHTPPAPPKEQPPALAETGSEGTLGAAAAGAVLIAGGAILYRRGRALTGR